One region of Parambassis ranga chromosome 21, fParRan2.1, whole genome shotgun sequence genomic DNA includes:
- the LOC114426647 gene encoding interferon-induced protein 44-like, which translates to MGKNQSTEKQPAPSPLLDEPWRKVPWGNNKENLQYVQNYKPEYENIKHLRVLLHGPVGAGKSSFINSVNNVMRRRIGIPAAASATTSDTSFTKKYETHRFQITREGQKTYYPVFFNDMMGMEENSGISLKEIELAMKGHVKEGYKFNPVTPLSDDGRDYNPAPSEDDKVHVLVCVLSANMPTITPSILQMMSSVRQTASDLGIPQVAMITNIDRACPETEKDLKNVYKSRHLQKKIKTFSSDVGIPMTCIYPVKNYCHEIDLDDDVDTLILSALKNMINFGEDFIEKKIAV; encoded by the exons AAACAATAAGGAGAATCTTCAGTATGTGCAGAACTACAAGCCAGAATATGAAAACATCAAACACCTCAGAGTTCTTCTGCACGGCCCAGTTGGAGCAGGAAAGTCCAGCTTCATCAACTCTGTCAATAACGTCATGCGACGCAGAATTGGGattcctgctgcagcctctgcaaCCACCAGTGATACAAGTTTCACCAAAAAA TATGAAACTCATAGATTCCAGATAACAAGAGAAGGCCAGAAGACATATTACCCTGTTTTCTTCAATGACATGATGGGTATGGAGGAGAACAGTGGCATTTCTCTCAAAGAGATCGAACTGGCCATGAAGGGACATGTCAAGGAGGGTTACAAG TTCAACCCAGTTACTCCACTGTCAGATGATGGTCGTGATTACAACCCAGCTCCCTCTGAAGATGACAAAGTTCATGTTctggtttgtgttttatctgcCAACATGCCAACAATTACACCGTCCATTCTGCAGATGAtgagcagtgtcagacagacagccagtgaCCTGG gaatTCCTCAAGTGGCGATGATTACCAACATTGATAGAGCCTGtcctgaaacagaaaaagaccTGAAGAATGTGTACAAGAGCAGACACCTGCAGAAGAAG ataaaaacattcagctcaGACGTAGGAATCCCAATGACTTGCATCTATCCAGTGAAGAACTACTGCCATGAGATCGACCTGGACGATGACGTGGACACTCTGATCCTGAGTGCTCTGAAAAACATGATCAACTTTGGAGAAgactttattgaaaaaaaaatagccgTGTGA